In Theileria equi strain WA chromosome 3, complete sequence, the genomic window CTTTTGCGGCTCAGTGAAGCATAAAAAGGCTGATTGCCCCGAGTATAAAAAGTAAAGTACACATCCCCTCTAGCATATCCGCGCAAAAGGAGTTCATGATCCATACTAATGGCCACGATTAGCTCTTGCTGTGCCAAAGAGTCCACACACTCGGCACTATCCGGGCCACACACCTGATGTCGTCGTCATTTCCAACACACTTGATGCTATGGGCTGTAGATCCTCAATTTCGCCATGCAAGGGCTAAGAAAACCAGCAGCCAAGCACTTGCCGATTTGTGTAAGTATTTATCCCCTAAAAGGCCATCTTGTGCCTCCAATTCTTTATATACACCATAAACACCAACGTTCAGTTTATAATTCTCGTCTTTTTTGTCATTTACACCATCTTCATCGAGGTAAGTCCCGTTTGCGTGGTCTCATTGCCAGTTTGTATGCATACCGCGGTTTCAACTGGACATTGACGTCCAATATCGAATAAAACCAAAGAGCGAAGATGTACTCGATCTCATAAAGTGTAAGTTTAGACCGATGGTGACTGCTAGGATACGGTAATGCGGAACTTGAGAGTATGGAGTATGTCTGAAAGACGAAGCATGGAGCTCTGCAATACAATCAGAGGGGATTGATGAGGAAGTGTGTCAAGGGGCTTGGAATGCAGTATCATGATTTAATGATGCAGTTAGAGAATTTTGTCCGTCATCcagtagattctttaaGAGGCTCTtatggagattctccaaaagattCTCATAGGATCACccggtgagctagttgtgagggaggatgaatgtatggatgaggagtagttaagagaagaatgtgctccctttggtcgcattgagactgctcatggatctcagagcTTTGAATGGGCACACCTCTGGACATGGAGTATGGGTGGTATTTTAACGTTAAACCTAAAGAAAAAATGTGGAGAGGATGGAACATGTACATGTCAAAGTGGCAGTAATATACCTGGCATAGAGGCCAAAAAATTTGTTGATAAACCTACTAAAGGCTTCATCAAATATGTTCATTATACTACAGGAGGAATATTTAAGCTAAGCAAGACACTCGGTAGCAATGGAGGTAGGATAATAGAGGTAGGAGGAACAGGAGCAAGAAAACCCATAGAAGGTGTCAAGGAAGTAGCagtatattactggaatggaGCCCCTAATAAACCAATCCTTCTTGGAATTACCAAGGATTATGGTCAACCTACATTATATGGAAAATACCTTAGTTTTTGGGGCAACGAGCAAGTGAAAGGTCTGGGTGAACTAGATGCACTTGATGATTTTAACTGCAAGATTAATGATGCAGTAGTATTTAACATAACTAGCTCTCAGTCAAGTGATCTTCTCAATAACTCCAATTCTACTTGTATAACTAAATATAGAAATATTGCGGAATCTAATCCTCCAAATAACCCTTCGGGTAGTGAGTACGTTACTACAGCATACAAAATTCATGGTCATAACACaaaaatttccagagtaACATATAAGGGAAAAGATACTGATATTGATCTCACTAAGCACGGTCCAGTTTCTCAAATCAGACTCTATTCATATCCTGGTAGTGTTAGCGTACCTATTATGCTCGAGTTCAAGCCACCTGATAGTGGAACATCTAGGTGGTTTTATAGTACAAACATAAATGGTGTCAAATGGCTAGAAACTGGTGATTCCGGATTTTATGATAACACAGATAACACTACCCCAAAACCTGCACTTTCCGAACAACTTGATAAAGTTCTGTGTTCTAAATATAACAATGTTACCCTAAACCTTACCAAAGGAACGTACAACACTGGAGCTAGGTATTGCTGCGACGACCATAAAAGTGATGCCAGGATCTCTGTTATAAAAGGAGAGATCAGAGTAAATGGTCAGGTAATGACTTCATACTACCAGCATACTATTAGAAATGGATATAGTCTGGGTGGTATCTATTACAAAGATGGTAGTAACAGGAATAAGATAACACTTCCAGGAGtatcatttccaatatCAGGTATAAATAATGTTTATGTGTTTTACTGTCAAGGGAATGGACCATCACTCATATATGTTGACAGTGGAAACTCTGCAGCAAGAGgctggtacaagaatagTAATGGTCAATGGACATGGATCCTTCAGCTCAGTGGGATAAAGCATGCTGATATAGATAGCGGGCCTAACTGTTCGAAGTGGAAAAGGCTGAAAGAAGTACTGAGTCCACTGGGTTGTGATAAATTGGAAGATTGTACTTATGGTAGAGATAACGAACAAAAAGATCAAGACGAAAAACAACTAgcaaaagaagagaaagaaGCAGAAAAGGAACGAAATAACGCTCTGAAACCACCTCTTACTGCTCCTGTACTCGAAAACTCTCCAAGCACTATAAACTCTGATGATGCTTCTGAACCTGAAGATTCTGGTGGAGAACAATCACTAGAACGTTCGGAAACTGATGCTGGAGGACAGGAGTctaaggaagaatctgaagaagaggatgatgagAAGGAAGCTGAGAAAGAAAAAGGAGTTGGTGAAACATCTCCTGCTCCTGCTAAACTTATTTCTGGTGTTAATAATAgtggagatggagaagGCACTGGTCAAGGACTATGGGATGATATAGCTACAGCTACTGGTTCTGTACTAGCTGGATCAGCTATAGCTCTTGGACTGGCCGATAAGATTATTTGTTCTGCTGCTAAAAGAGCCGGTAGAGCTCCAAAACCAGGACCGATACCAGGAGTAGTAGGGCAAGAAAAACATGCTAAAGATTCTGAACATCCtcaaaaacaaaatgttAGTAATCCATCTTCTGTAGAGTCTCAACATGCTGGTAACTCATCTCTCCAAGGTACTACTGATCCTCGACCTTCTCATCCTGCTACTCTTTCTACTACTCCTCTTACTCTCCGAACCGTTCCTaccagattcttcctcataCTACATTTCACATTAAACATACAGATCACGCTTTAATCATACTTTTGATATGGTCGTTTGTTATGACCAGTGTGACAGAGCCTGGATACATCCCAAGTGAGTGTATAACGCCTGAATACACAAGATGTACAGGAGCATGGAAACTGGATTCTAATTGTATATACGAATGTAATGAAAGAAAAAGGAACGGTGAATTTAGGTATTGCAAGGTGGAAAATTGTTACAAGCCGGATAGAGCCCATTTTTGCAGGTATTTTATATCCCGATATACACTTATGCTCTCATTTCTGTAGGAAACTCGGTAAAAATGTACTAAAAATGGATCATTACTGCCCTTGGGTCTCAAACTGCATTGGATTTTACAACTACAAGTTCTTTTTTCAGACCCTCTTTTACTCGAACAGCGTCAATATTTTCATGCTTAATCACATTTATCACGAATTTTTCAAGGTATATTACGATCAGAACTCAACATTTAATGAGTTATTTTATTTGGCTTTAATCGGGACACTCATTACGATAATCACACTGTATGTTTTATTattgatggaaatggaTCTGTAGGATCATTTTCCCGTTTATGCTCTTCCACTTGTGGTTAATTTCAATCAACAAGACCACTATTGAATTTTGTGAGTGGAAGGCTTCCGGTTCATACAACTATAACCTCGGGATAATCTCGAATTTTAAACAAGTATTTGGCACAAATATTCTCTTTTGGTTTCTCCCAATTGGCTATCCGGTTGGGGACGGTCTTCACTTTAAGGGCGGTCTCAAGTATCAGAGCGTTCTCTCACTCTAAAATGCCCAGGAAAAGGAATATCGAAATGCCACCGAGCGATAAACGGTGCGTTCCAATAAGCATCGACAAGGACGCCAGAGATTTTGAGAATGAACACGTACACGATGTCTATGAGGAAATCGCTCCACACTTTTCACACACCAGGTATCTCGTAATGCATGACTGTACGACTGAGATTTCTACATACCCATTCCACTATCCTATAATACATGTACAGGTATAACCCTTGGCCGAGTGTTTTACGTTGCATTGACAAATGCCCTTCGTTTGGTGTGGTCCTTGACGTTGGCTGTGGCAATGGCAAGTATCTGAGTTACAGGAATGACTTGGTCTTTGTTGGTAGTGACAGATGCAAATCGTTGCTTGAGATCGCCTTACAAAAGGGATCGGATTTGTGCATTTGTGACTGTATTAAACTGCCATTCAACGACCAAGTTGCAGATTTGGCAATTTCTATCGCAGTTATCCATCACGTCGCATCTAGGGAGGGACGTGTTCGAGCGATTTCCGAAATGCTCAGATGCACAAAACCCGGTGGGACAATTCTGGTGTACGTTTGGTAAGTTTCATCTTCTGCATTACACGATTATGCAGGGCAATGGAACAGGAACGGGATACGATTGGGTACAGGAGCTTCGAGTCAAACGATGTCTTGGTGCCATGGCACCTACAGAGCAGATATTGCAAGGAGAGAACTAGTGCACCGGATACACTCGTAAACTACAAGAGATACTATCACGTGTTTTCAAAGGACGAGGTGCTCGAACTCTGCAAAGAATTCTCAGACCAGGCAACCTTTGAAATTCGCTTCGAGGCAAACAATTGGATCATTGAAATGTCGAAATTTGCGTGAATAAAGCGCGTGTCACAAAACACACAATCTAGCAACAGACTTACGCGCCTTGCGTTAGACAAGGGCACTCATTTCTTACCACCCTTTTGCTTTCCTGCCTTGCCCTTTTTTGGAGCTTTAGCAACAGCCTTTTTGACGGGTTTTTGAGCCTTGACCTTGTTCActttttccttctttgcGGCCTTTTTCACAGCAGCCTTTCCGGGCTTGGGAGCCTTTTCAGCTTTCTTTTCTACCTTTGGCTTCTTGAGAGCCGCCTTGGCCACCTTTTGCTTTGCAGCAGCTGGTTTTGCGGGGGCTTTCTTGATTTCCTTCTTCACGGCTTTTTTTGCGGCAACTTCCGACTTGCCCTTTTTGGGGCCAGAGGCACGTCCTCCCTTCTTGGGTACTTCAGTCTTTACGCCCTTTCCTTTACCAGAGCCTGCCTTGGCTACCTTGGCGGCTTTTGGTTTGCCAGTAGCTTGTTCGTGCTTCTTGATAACCTTGTCAATCTCTTCTTGGACATTGGTGCCCTTTTTCTTTCCCTTTAAAACACCCTTCACCTCCTTTATGAATTTGTTCTTGTTTTCCAGTTCCTTTACACGCTTATTGAACTTATTCTTAACTTTCTTGTCATATTTGTGTTTCCTCTTTAGGAGGTCTTCTTGTTTCTTTTCAAGCTTTTTCATTATTGCAGTCATTTGACCGTCACTCTTGAGCATTTCAGCATAAAAGTCACTCGGTCGGTTAAATTTGACCTTTAGAGCCTAAATTATTGTAGTGTGTACGGGTATGTGTAATGCGTAGCATGGAGTTTATCAGGGGATTTAGGATATCCGTATCCCGACACACAAGAGAGAATGGAGGGCATACAGCAATATAACGAGACGTAGCAAAGATAttcaagaatggaaatgcGATTGATTCGTTCCAGTTGCCACTATGATGATCTCCGTGTCTTGGGAATGTCTCATACCGCCCTTTTGTCACAAGGAAGAAACATTTGCAGTAGAAAACCGAAATTTACATGAGATAGAACAAAAAATAAACATGAGAAGTCAGAAACAGAGGGTGTGTAGAGAAAGAgagaggaatgaatggtgaccaaggaagagaagagaataaagacTACAAAAAACTCACGTTTAGCTTTCCGAGTCCAACTTTGACACAGTTTAATGCGATTTCTTTGCTGTAAAATGATGTAAAAACAGTTGCGTGGTTATGCAGCATGCGCGCTCCTACGCGATGTACAACGTGAATAGCCTTACAAGTGTTCTTCGATTTTCAGCGTCTGATTCTTGTCAATAGAGTCACAAGTAGTTGTTGCGATAACGGCCAGAGATTCTATCCATGGCACCTTCTTGTCTCCCTTTACGGGCTTGAGCTCGATCTCCCTAACCTTGGCGAGGAGTTCTGAATGTGTGCATGAACTTCATTAAACAAATGCGGCATGAATGTTATGCAGAGTAGGTGTCCGTAGGAATCCATTCCAGGTGTCTATGGCCGgtaaatgtagtatgtAATGATCGCCACCGGATGATACGTGGAGCGTTGTATTTCCCTTGAGCAGGCCATTATCCAACTAATCAGTATCCAAGCTAGTCTCCCTAAgcattcatccatagagtctcatatCTGTCGgacccaagggtctcccttatagcgattataaagtttccatcctccaaaaaaggtTGCGGCACTtccggcaagagtaccTGAGAAGGCATATCCTAGACCAGTAGCTCCACCTGCGGCAGCAATAAGTTTTTCAAAACCAGTAACAGCTTGAGGAGGTATAGGATCAAGACCAGAATCAGCAGGTTCTCCACATCCACTAGGAGTAACAATAAGATGTTTTagtctttcaccatctatagcatcttcagccatttgagcTACTGGAGTACCTTGCAGAagaatcttagtctcagactctgtatcaggaacctggtcagataagtcagcaGCAGGGacttcctcacgttgaactccattctgtccaagatgttCTGGATCAagacattcttgcaagcCTTCACATTTAAATTTCTTTAGTACCTCTCTAAGTTTATTCCAGTTATCACAGTCAAGATTCCTGAAATTGTCAGGTGTTATGTTGTTGAGACTTGGAACTTTTTCCCActgttcatctttattaTTACTAACGTTTTGCCTTGTATACCAACCTGTAGCTGAGTTTCCACCATAAACATAAACAAGTACAGGATCACGCTCACAGTAGAAAGCGTAGACAGCGGTTACACCGGAAATTGGATAACCAAGGTTAATAGACTTTATGCGCTTCctatccttttcattgCCATTATTACCATTTGAGTAGTACTTAATGCCTGAAAGTTGATAGCCACCGCCAGAAGTAATCTCATGCTTGAAGTATTCAGTCTTTGAATGTGTATGCTGtttacaggaaactgtCGTTTTCTTAATAGTGACCCTATCTTTATGAGTATCACAACAGTACTTGTTTCCCTGCGAAGATTTATTCTTGGTAAGGTCTATAGTAACTCCATTGTAATGTTGACAAACTAAGTCATCAAGTACTTTCTCAAGCAGTTCGCCATTTTTTTGGAGCTTATCATCTTCAGTCCACTTATTGCCACCATCCTTACTCTTGGAATAATACCTAGTTTTATTGGTAGTATCACTGATAGTAACCCCTACCAAGATGGCCTTACCAGGTGCCTCAGTATAACCACCATTCTCATACTTCCAGCAATATGCGGAAACTGAAGTTGCCTTGTCTATAGATTCTCTTGATCCTATACCATGtccatttaaaatatcattgtTCTGATCATCCCATATTTTTGCAAGATGGAATGGTTGACTTCTTCCACCAGGACCAGTGCTATCCTGATGAGATACCTGCAGAAGTTCCGAGTAGGGTCAGAAGTTCTTGTGACAGTAATCTGCTTACCTCCGGTAGAATAGTCATGAGgtggtttgtttttgagCTCAATGATTACTTCTTGTTGAGTCATTATTAGTAGAGTTCTCAGAGTAAGTCCTTAGGTAAGTCACCTCTTCCTGTTACTAGTCTAATCTCATCTAATGAACTCTGCTTCCTTTGGGAGAAGCCCCTCCTCCATTAGGTACAGCCATTTTAGATAGTATGATGTCCATTAAATCACAgctccctcacaagtagcCCACTGTTTGGtagtatccacagaacagGATGAGTAATTATCAAAgcagtcttcagtagtacagtataAATGACCTCTGTGAAGTACCTACTAGAGTAGAAAGAGCCTCTAGTGAAGTGGACATGCTCTAGTGTATAGgctccttccagtaatCATGGTCGTTATACTCCCATCCTGCTATGTTCtattatacaactcgatgcttggcatctcataatggtaactcattcatccgAGAATGAATTCTCATGGCTAATCATCATGACTATCCTTCCTTCAGTAGTCCTCCTAGCTCCACTAGTAAAATgagagtctactggagtaagAGCAACTGACAATTCAGATTCATATACTGTGTATACTCGCCAGATCTTCTCCACTCACTAggctcatagagtctctatcactcttctttaagctcccgttggtcgccattactacctagtctccgacgtcggtaggtcattcttccttccgtttcactccagtaatgaccttaatcctactcttccttaggctcccatagGTCGCTCAAGCTCACTTCGTTCGCttattcctcattctttgggaTTCATCCTTACTACTCCTACTCCTCCAGAgtaccattcattcaacTTACCATCTTTAAGATTAATTTCGGGCTTTCCGCGGCTCTTTggttcttcctcatccaCGCAATCGGACTCTTCTACAAAGGGATTGTATTTGTTGATAAATCATCCATTAGTTTGTCCCGCGTCCCATCTTCCGGGTTCTTCTATAGAAGCTCCTGCATACGAGGCCATTTGAGGCCGCAAGGGAGCGGGATGCGCGACTAGGTGGGCAAAGATTCCCGGTACGGGGAGAGATTCCTGCAAAATCGACAAACCTGCAAACTTTTCTCCGGGCTGGAGAGTGTAGCCCAGAGCCTTGATCTGCAGAGGCATAATGCTCTGTACAAACGTCACGGTTGCGAGGCAAAAGTCCCGCCAGTCTCTCTCTGTCCTGGCAGATGGGCAAAAGTTGCTGGGAATCCAGCCTCCGTAAATCGATAAATTATAAAGTGAGAAAATTCCACGTAAAGGCGAGAATTTTCCACGGAAGGAGCAACTCTGCGCCTAATGTCAACTGAGCGGCGGCAGCACCAGCGGCCAGGGAATCCAGCGGTCGCTCGACTCTTCAGTTCATTTTTTGTTCCTAGAGACCCATCCCGCGCATTTACCGGGATATAGAGGCATAGGCGAGGTTTTTAAGGGCATCTTTCATCCGAGCAGTGGAAAGCCAAAGTTTTTGTGGCTGGTCGTTCGTGACGCTGACTGGGGACGCCTTGTGCCTAGAAAACGATAGAATCGGCAGgtattttgtggaatttcTGCATTCTCCCCCGGAATCTTTGGGATTTGTCTGCAATCGGCCCATTTATTCCCAGAGGAAGAGCGCCAATCCGAGGGGACTCTTCTCTGCCCATTTAGAGTTTTAAGGGTCGCACGTCCCAAAAGGTGGTGGGAAATAGCCATTTAAAGCCCCTGGAATTGCATCGTTTTGTTTAGAGAGGGATGGCAAAGAAGGAGAAGAAGGTGGAGCCGGAGGAGCCAAAGCTCAAGAAAAATGCGCTCTTTATGCTCTCCTCAAACCACAACTCGAGGACAAAGCAGATGCTAAAGGATCTCTACCAAATTTCAAAGCCTAATGCAGTCTTTCGCGTAAACAAAAAGAGCGAATATGAGTGGCAGGACGTCAATCTAAAGTTGCAAGTCAATCAGAAAAACCACAGAATCGCAGAGTCAATTTGCGCCAAAGTCTCCTGCGGACTCTACCTGGTCGCAAACTCCAACAAGAAGAGGCCAATCAACCTGGGTCTCGGAAGGATTTATGATCGTAAAATACTCGACTGCTGTCAGCTGAGAGTGGAAAAGTATGTCTCGGTGGAAGAAATTGGACATTTGGGTAAGTTGTGCTGGGTATCCAAACGGGACGAATGTCCGAGAAAATGAGTATCCAGCTGTCTGACTGCATCATCCATACACTTATAGGCTCGGTGAAACACAATTCAAGGCCCTTGGTGGTTGTCCAGGGCTCGGAATTTGGCCAGGATTCCGGTCCACTAAACACTGTGCGCGACATTTTCTTGGACGTCTTCAGAGGCCCCTCGTTTGCCAAACTATCGCTGGAAAATGTGGAGCATGCAATCGTGCTAACCGTCGTAGACGGGGACTCGTACGCTCCAGAGCTGACCCTCGACGCCGTAAAAGGTGCTCTGGATGGTGAATCGCTTGATGTCTCTAATACGGACTCATCCAATGCAAAGGAGGATGTTGGTGATGCGAAGGATGAGAGTGCTGGAAAGGCGGTCCAGAGTCCCTCTGGAGAAAGCGCGCCAAAGATCCTGTTCCGCCACTACTCGATCCAGCTCCTAAAGTCAGACGACCCCAAGGTCCCCTACGTAAAGCTCAGCGAGCTCGGACCGTCGATCGACTTTGTTCTCGAGGGAGTGGTCACCCCGGACCCGGAGGTTTTCAAGGACGCCACCAAGGTCGAAAAGAGACCCAAGAAGCTCATCTCCGGAGTGGACACTCAGAAAACAGCCAAGAAGAGCAAAAACGTCAAGAGCACTTCCCTGGGTAACATTGAAGGAAAGGTGTACATTAACAGGCAGAATCTCGACACTCTGTATACACCTCATAAAACCACTTAATTTGTTTTCTACATCTTTCCCCTCTCAAAATGGTCTCAAACTCAGAGCCAGTGGTCTACTGGGAAAAACAGGACCCAAATACCAAAATGTGTGCCCTTCACTGTCTCAATTCGCTTCTCCAGGTAAGAAACCGTAGCTAGTCTACCATACAGGGCGTTGTGGAGCTTTAACTTGCGTTTATGGAGTGAATGGAGGTTTTTAAGGAGCATATTGCAGCTGCAGAGCGGCCCAGTAGGCCTTGGCAGGGATGGTCTCCATGATGGCCAATTTATGGCGCATTTTAGGATTTAAATAATGTGTCTATGGTGTTAGAAGAGGATTTGGAGCTGCTGGTAGGCCAGAAATCGTCCACGGGACTGCTGGAGGTGTGTATGAATGgacgaccaaagggagtccATACAGGAGCATCCTGTCCGTAGCAAAGCGGATGGCTAGAGACtatggcgagtatacagagtataggagcttcTCCATTAGTGTCTTTCTTAGACTTATtaggagtatctttatAGACTCTCATTTTACTAGTggagctaggaggagcATGAGCGACTagcaggagctcttccgtatagtaggattaaggtcattactggagtgcaacggaaggaagaatgacctaccgacgtcggagactaggtagtagatcactatggaatgagtgtaacgagtggaatagtgatgcgaattcatccttagGTGAAcgagttaccattatgagattctCTCATCGACTTCTATAATGCAATAACagcagtataggagcacAGGCGACATATGGAAGCCAGTGtattctccattctcagTATATCAACTAGATTCTTGTACTGAAAGAATTGTGAGTTTATCAGAAGATGGGTGAGCATAAGAAACTGTGAGTGTAATGAATATAGGAGTTATACTAACTCTAAAAcatcgagttgtataatgcaacaGTAGCAGGATATGAGTTTCCGTATCTCCAAAGCATGTAAGGATGGCTATTACCATTATGATACACTCGGTGTTTACATGTCTATTCTGGACTTTGGACCATATTGAGATGgcaagaatggagtccataAGGAATCTTTATAGTGTCTATAATGACAGGATCCTCCATACCGCCAaacagtgagctagttgtgagggagtctatctctactgtatgctccctttggtcgcattgagactactcatggatctcagagttttgaaaagatttaAAGATAGGGTTaagaatggaggatgagtgaagatgatggCAAAACATTGCAGTTAGAAATAGATAAAAAATGTGGAGAAGATAGACAAGGGTGTAAATGTACTATTAGACCCGACAGTATAGAAGCCAAGAAGGATGATACTATTGAAAATGTTACGGACTTTGTTGCTTACACCCATTCCAATAAAACAGCTTTCACCCTTCAGAAAGACCTAGATGGAGGTGAAAGTCTTGAAGGAGATGAGATTGAAGATGTTATGAGCGTCTCCAtctattactggagtgGCGATAAGGCTTTTCAAAAACCTCTCCTTATTGAGGttataaaatatgatgCACAGAAAATTTACTATAAAAGGTCTGAGGATGGTGAGAATGATACACGCATCTGGAAAAAGGATGCCAGTCACACAGGAGGAGCATCCCTACAGGCCTTATTGGACGATCAAAATTGTGCTCTACACAATGTCATACCGTTTGTTCTGGATGATATTACAAAGGGCATAGGCACAACTTCAAACTGTGCAAAAGAAAAGGGTGTAGAGTTTGTTAAACCATATACACTCCCCGGAAGTGATCATATAGGAACAGAGTATAAGCTTAATGGTCTAGGTACGGGGATTTCTAGAGTAGAATATCAAAAGAACAAAATTGGTGGTATCGATATTCCTACTGATGCCCTTGACGGAATAAAATTATATTCCTCACCCGTAAATGGTAATGTACCCCTTATGCTTAACTTTAAATTACGGAATGGAGATTATAGATGGTATTATAGCAAAACTAAAGACGGTCAGAGTTGGGGAGAAGATGGTGGAAATGGATTATATAATAGTGATGGTAAACCCACTGAAGCTCTTACCAACAAGTTGGACGGGTTCGCTTGTCAGTACCATAATGGAGTGACAGTTGATTTATCCCATGATAGATCTACATCGTCGGATCATACATATTGTTGCAGCGAGCATGCAGGTAAGGGTGGTAATAGGAGAGTCACTGTCACTACCCAAGATGTGACATTAAGTGGCAATTCAGGGCAACCAATTAAAGTTTACAAGCATTCCGTTGGTGGTGGTTCAAAATTAGCTGATATAAAGTTTTATCATAATGGTGATGAGAATCAGAGAAAACACATCCAATCCAACAAACTGGGTTTTCCCATGACTGGTCCAGTAGatatttacacattctaCTCAGGTAATAATCCAGTGCTTATCTATGTTAACAATAATTCGGACACTAGAACTTCTGGATGGTATAGGATGCAAAGCAAGGGTGGTGAGAATAAACGATGGCTAAGAATACCTCGCACACTTAAGAGCATCAAGCAGAAGAACATAGAAGGTCGTAA contains:
- a CDS encoding zinc finger protein DHHC domain-containing protein (encoded by transcript BEWA_001720A), producing the protein MGGILTLNLKKKCGEDGTCTCQSGSNIPGIEAKKFVDKPTKGFIKYVHYTTGGIFKLSKTLGSNGGRIIEVGGTGARKPIEGVKEVAVYYWNGAPNKPILLGITKDYGQPTLYGKYLSFWGNEQVKGLGELDALDDFNCKINDAVVFNITSSQSSDLLNNSNSTCITKYRNIAESNPPNNPSGSEYVTTAYKIHGHNTKISRVTYKGKDTDIDLTKHGPVSQIRLYSYPGSVSVPIMLEFKPPDSGTSRWFYSTNINGVKWLETGDSGFYDNTDNTTPKPALSEQLDKVLCSKYNNVTLNLTKGTYNTGARYCCDDHKSDARISVIKGEIRVNGQVMTSYYQHTIRNGYSLGGIYYKDGSNRNKITLPGVSFPISGINNVYVFYCQGNGPSLIYVDSGNSAARGWYKNSNGQWTWILQLSGIKHADIDSGPNCSKWKRLKEVLSPLGCDKLEDCTYGRDNEQKDQDEKQLAKEEKEAEKERNNALKPPLTAPVLENSPSTINSDDASEPEDSGGEQSLERSETDAGGQESKEESEEEDDEKEAEKEKGVGETSPAPAKLISGVNNSGDGEGTGQGLWDDIATATGSVLAGSAIALGLADKIICSAAKRAGRAPKPGPIPGVVGQEKHAKDSEHPQKQNVSNPSSVESQHADHALIILLIWSFVMTSVTEPGYIPSECITPEYTRCTGAWKLDSNCIYECNERKRNGEFRYCKVENCYKPDRAHFCRKLGKNVLKMDHYCPWVSNCIGFYNYKFFFQTLFYSNSVNIFMLNHIYHEFFKVYYDQNSTFNELFYLALIGTLITIITLIIFPFMLFHLWLISINKTTIEFCEWKASGSYNYNLGIISNFKQVFGTNILFWFLPIGYPVGDGLHFKGGLKYQSVLSL
- a CDS encoding methyltransferase domain-containing protein (encoded by transcript BEWA_001730A), with product MPRKRNIEMPPSDKRCVPISIDKDARDFENEHVHDVYEEIAPHFSHTRYNPWPSVLRCIDKCPSFGVVLDVGCGNGKYLSYRNDLVFVGSDRCKSLLEIALQKGSDLCICDCIKLPFNDQVADLAISIAVIHHVASREGRVRAISEMLRCTKPGGTILVYVWAMEQERDTIGYRSFESNDVLVPWHLQSRYCKERTSAPDTLVNYKRYYHVFSKDEVLELCKEFSDQATFEIRFEANNWIIEMSKFA
- a CDS encoding hypothetical protein (encoded by transcript BEWA_001740A) yields the protein MTILPEVSHQDSTGPGGRSQPFHLAKIWDDQNNDILNGHGIGSRESIDKATSVSAYCWKYENGGYTEAPGKAILVGVTISDTTNKTRYYSKSKDGGNKWTEDDKLQKNGELLEKVLDDLVCQHYNGVTIDLTKNKSSQGNKYCCDTHKDRVTIKKTTVSCKQHTHSKTEYFKHEITSGGGYQLSGIKYYSNGNNGNEKDRKRIKSINLGYPISGVTAVYAFYCERDPVLVYVYGGNSATGWYTRQNVSNNKDEQWEKVPSLNNITPDNFRNLDCDNWNKLREVLKKFKCEGLQECLDPEHLGQNGVQREEVPAADLSDQVPDTESETKILLQGTPVAQMAEDAIDGERLKHLIVTPSGCGEPADSGLDPIPPQAVTGFEKLIAAAGGATGLGYAFSELLAKVREIELKPVKGDKKVPWIESLAVIATTTCDSIDKNQTLKIEEHFKEIALNCVKVGLGKLNALKVKFNRPSDFYAEMLKSDGQMTAIMKKLEKKQEDLLKRKHKYDKKVKNKFNKRVKELENKNKFIKEVKGVLKGKKKGTNVQEEIDKVIKKHEQATGKPKAAKVAKAGSGKGKGVKTEVPKKGGRASGPKKGKSEVAAKKAVKKEIKKAPAKPAAAKQKVAKAALKKPKVEKKAEKAPKPGKAAVKKAAKKEKVNKVKAQKPVKKAVAKAPKKGKAGKQKGGKK
- a CDS encoding hypothetical protein (encoded by transcript BEWA_001750A), whose product is MAKKEKKVEPEEPKLKKNALFMLSSNHNSRTKQMLKDLYQISKPNAVFRVNKKSEYEWQDVNLKLQVNQKNHRIAESICAKVSCGLYLVANSNKKRPINLGLGRIYDRKILDCCQLRVEKYVSVEEIGHLGSVKHNSRPLVVVQGSEFGQDSGPLNTVRDIFLDVFRGPSFAKLSLENVEHAIVLTVVDGDSYAPELTLDAVKGALDGESLDVSNTDSSNAKEDVGDAKDESAGKAVQSPSGESAPKILFRHYSIQLLKSDDPKVPYVKLSELGPSIDFVLEGVVTPDPEVFKDATKVEKRPKKLISGVDTQKTAKKSKNVKSTSLGNIEGKVYINRQNLDTLYTPHKTT